TTTTGTGCACATTTGCGTTACGAGTTCGTGGCAACTGGTTAGGAAAAGGTTCCCTGTTTAAAGGTGTATTTGGATGGTTTCTTAAAAAAATAGGTGGAATTCCTGTTGAACGTTCTTCTCCTCATCGGCTGGTAGAGGTTGCAGTAGAATTGTTTAATAACAATGATAATTTTGTTTTAGGTATTGCACCAGAAGGAACCCGTTTTTTTAGTGACCATTGGAAAAGTGGATTTTATCAAATAGCATACCAGGCAAAGGTTCCTATTGTATTAGGCTTCTGGGATTACCGAACAAAACGAGTAGGAAATTCTGGCATTGCATTCATTCCAACAGGAAACGTTGAAGAAGACCTAAAAATTATCCGCGAGACATATGACAAATTTCTTCCTAAATATCCAGAACATCGAAGTATTATTCAATTCAAAGACATTTCAAAAGATAAGCCAAAAGAAACGTAGTCTTATTTTCCACAAACTAAAAACTCAATAAAAACTTGTAAAATTAGTTATAAATTTGTAATATTATTACTCTGTAAAACCAATTTTAATTAAAAGGAATCAGATTATGAGTGTGACCACCTGC
This is a stretch of genomic DNA from Candidatus Hydrogenedens sp.. It encodes these proteins:
- a CDS encoding lysophospholipid acyltransferase family protein — encoded protein: MVKARTGKVNIILCLGARFILWCLGWKAQGPPPPYPKYVAIFAPHTSNWDGIVGILCTFALRVRGNWLGKGSLFKGVFGWFLKKIGGIPVERSSPHRLVEVAVELFNNNDNFVLGIAPEGTRFFSDHWKSGFYQIAYQAKVPIVLGFWDYRTKRVGNSGIAFIPTGNVEEDLKIIRETYDKFLPKYPEHRSIIQFKDISKDKPKET